The DNA region atatataatacacgATATATATAAGCATACCGGGTAGCTTCCATCTTTCTCCATTATATACAACACCACTGGCTTTTACCCAAGAAACCCTAGTATGCTCAAATCATGAAAAAAGACAGTCCTAGACAGAATTTTTTTACAGCTATGGTCCACCATCCTGAATCATGCAAAAAACAATTGATCAAGAaacaaaactaaaaatttaaatcaaataattggTACTTTGACATATCATGTAGtgacaaaaataattaattacacaAGCACATAAATGAAAGACAAATAAAGACAAAAATGAGTGAACCACACCTTAAACCTTCATAGAAACAGTAGGAAAAATCAGAGAagtgaaaaatgaataaaaggGTCTTGTTTTTTGCGTGGAAATAACTGATATTTTATGTACTATTGTCTGAAATATATGAAGAAGGGAAGCttataatattatcttaaaaaatGGAGTACTTGAGTTCTGACTTTATACATGTACAAATTCGCaagatatatacatatacatgtgaAGAGGCGAGGAGCCTTGGGATTAATTTCAACCTCACATAAAAAATCACCTCACCTTTTTCACCTCTTTTCATTAATGTGTATCACAGGTCACCACCTTCTTTTTCATgactatttaattaattaaacgcTCGAGATTGAACcgtattttttaaaagtttgaATCTTGAAACGGGGAGATATATTGTATGCATTTTGGATTTTGCATCTGTACCCATATTAACCAAATTAaagatacatacatatatgtgtatgtgtatAGAGTTATGAGAATTGCATATGTGGACTTGAACAATTCTACCCgagctagcttttgaggttgACTTAAGTCCAACTTCTAATGTACCTGATATCAAAACTCAACCCACCACCAAGAAAATTTTCAACGGGGTCGGAGAATATTTAGAGCTAAATCAATTACGTGATGTGGTGGCCATTAGCTCAATAAGTGTATTTGCTTTTTCCTACTCGACACAAGGAAATCCAGAGAACATGTCATTACCAACCATCATTAAGTCCATATTACTTCATTAGCAATAGCAACATATATTCCTGCACAATACTTTTGCTATGTCATCAAAGATACTTGCTGACAAACGGAGACTTAGGCAGGAAGATGGCCATGTCAGATGTCACAGATCGATCGAGTCCCGCCGCTGCTATATTTAGCCAATCAGTGGCCCATACTCGACCGATTCTAACATTTCCTAGGTACAAAAATTGTACGGATATTCGCCCCGACCCATCTAAACCTAGACCCATATCGTCTCAACCCATAACCAAATTAAAGTTAACGTTTTCTACCCGTCAATGCCCTTAGACCtgtcatataattaattatattaataatatgtttcctggcattttttatttttaagttgtttgatcattataaaaatattcaaacaaatTATATAACACACTATCAACTAAAATTCAAAAGTAGCAATTCTATGGAATCAATATTCCATATAAATCCCACTACATATTAATTGGATATAACAATATTCAATCTACTAAATcccatataaaaaataaattgatgcATAAACCTAAACGGATTTTTTTATATGGGTTGGGTATTATTAAAATCATTACCTGACCCATACCCGTGTGGGTACAAAAATTGAATGCCCATAGCCGACCCACATCTATTTAAGATCATCCAAACACgacccaaatagattgggtTCGGGTCAAATATCTTTTCTACCCATACCCATTGTCATTTATAATCGCAAACATGTTGGGAAAAATGTTGGTCAACTTCATTATATGTGTATATTTGTTGCCATGGCAAACTTGAAACGTCAATATTGTTCCTCACGATAAGTTTGGAATGTTACTATATTTGGTGTATAAACTCTCAAGTTTAAATCGAATATCAAATTCTAAGCATTAGCTTCTTAAAaactaattaaatttaagattttatacaaatttgaaataaaccgtgataattttttttaaaaaaatgaaaattagaaAGAACTAGTGGGATATATTGAAAACTTAATTATGAAAACCTTCATATTTTACGATATTCAAATgtcatatttttgtttttttttataaaaaaaatgtcataTTTTTTAAACTGTCTATATATAATGTTGACTGCTTTTGCTTGTAAAATCGAACAATAGATtctcaattttatatttaatcttAATATACTGTTTATTGTATGTTTGTGCTAATGTGTTTGATATTTATACTTGTTCTTTATCGTATATATAATCTCAACATCTCTCCTACCTATGTGGGTAAATTCGttagaatatatttttaattactaTATTCATTGAgttattaagaaaatgaatgTCGCCAAACAGAATCAAGATTTCCCACAAACGAGTATGTCTCTtttgagacggtatcacggatctttatatgtgagacgggtcaaccctaccgacattcacaataaaaagtaatattcttagcataaaaagtaatactttttcatggatgacccaaataagacatacgtcttacaaaatacgacccgtgagaccgtctcacacaagtttttgtccccATTAAATTACTTATACAACTAAAACAATcaagttaaaataaatttataacttgTATTAAATtcatgggtttttttttaaaataatttaaatttaaaaaattatttcaaaagtaatttaaaaaaaaaggttggACGAAAATACCTCAATCCGTGCTTTgtaagcgcggacgctgctAACGTTGAACAGCGTCCGTACTTACAGAGCACGGAAGCCGCGCCACGGTGGAGCGTCCGCGCTTAGCAAGCGCGGACGCTCCtacgtggaccagcgtccgCGCTTGTAGGTCCATGTATGCATGGTACGTGCTTACGGCGCGGACGCTCCtacgtggaccagcgtccgCGCTTGTAGGTCCATGTATGCATGGtacgtgcttcgtaagcacggaccctgtatattgtaattttttttaatctttatcgATTTTTATTGGTTGTTGAGATTATCACCTTCCACATGACGCTGCTCCATTCGACCGCCTCTTATCTCTGACCATTTCAGCTTTTTATCTTATCTCCGACATTTCAACTGAAAGCTAAAGATATGAATTTTCACGTGAACTACAATATTGTAAATCTGAATAATTTTCGCTTTTTTTCTCCTATATAATTGATAAGAAATGCAACGAATGAGTTATCAATTTTCTCgtaaattttctttcaaatttcgTTAGCAATGTCTAACATCGACGCACTCTTATATTTTGGTGGTCATATAGTTAGCGATAATGGATCAGTTGAATATAGCATTCCATTTGTTAGACCGATACGAGTGTTACGATCTATTAATTTGATGGAGTACTTAGCTGAAgttgtgcataaaatgttagCAATCGATCCAGCGAATTTTTCTATAAAGATGTCAACAAAGTATTCATTCATGGAGAGAGCATCTTGACATGAAATTCAAGTCCATCTCGTTGATGACGATGCTTTACAGTTTGTAATGCATTGTGACAATATGCATATTTTGCATCTGTACGTGGAAGCAAATTCAATTGAGCATGATGTTGGATTTGGTGATCCTGAATCATATGTTCCACATGTATCCGATTTAGGTTTCTATAACCAACCCGGTACGTCTACATATGGTGGTTTCCAGGAGCAAGAATCTTATGTTCCACAGGTTACTGAAGGACTCGGTAATATGAGTTTCGATGATGTAAGTGGGTCTTGGGATCAATATATCAATGTCTCGTCGGAACAAATTAATGCTCCATATTGGCCGAATCCAACATTACATACGAGTGCTAGTTGTCCGGATCAGGCCAATAATGATGATATTTGTAGGACTGACTCTGAACCCGATATGTCATACAGCGagtctgaagaagaagatgtGAATGTTGATAATGAAGTGAATACTTTTACAAATCCTGATGAGGGGACATCATCTCGACAACCACCGCGTGACACATTACATAGGCAGACCGTACCATTTCTTTCAAACACTTCTGAAATGCCATATTTTTTCAACAAATTTTTGGGGAAGAACCTGCTGATTCTGTCGATGTACCTTCTGAAGTGCAATCAAGCTATTACAATCCGGATAAGGGTGAATTATGcgttaatatgttatttaaagataAGAATGATCTTATTGCATCTGTGAAGGATTATTCAGTCAGGGAACATTATTCCTAGCAGTTGCAAAAATATTAGCCTAGTAGACCCTCCTTGATAGTCAGGGAACATTATTCCTCCAATAATCATTAGCGCAACACAACGAGTAAATTTCACAACATCTACTTCCGAAGTATCATCATTAACAAGgttagacatacaataatcgtATAGTGCAGTCATAGAAAGATGACCACCTTTCAAATGTTTTGATGCTGGCAAAAATCCCAACATATCCAAACATATGTGTTGCCATTCCTCAACTTTATGTGACACATCTACTCCAGTTACTGCTTCTCCATCACTTGTTAGCCCCCAAATTATTGAAACATCTTGTAACGTGACTGTTGCTTCACCACATGTAAAATGAAACGTGTGTGTTTCGCGTCGCCAACGTTCAACAAGAGCAgtaatcaaatgattatcataCACTTGAGAGCCACATTCTAAAACTCCATAAAAACCCATATGATTTAAATATACCAGTACACGATTGTGTAAGTAATTATCAGTATATAACTTCCAAATCAAATTGTCTGACCTCTTCACTTTCATAATATCATCGACGGTCAACGAAGAAACTTTTGATGACATATGTGTCGCTTGTAAATAGAGGACACTGGAATCTTCTGGATTTCGATTATCTGCCATTCTGAAATATGTTGTAGATTTTCTCAACTTCTTCTCAAAAATTTTTCAGAGCGTAAAGGATAATCTGAAAATGCAAAAATGAGAggggaaaaaaaagagaaggaaAGAAGAAGGAATCCAACAGATAAGAGGTGGTCGAATGGAGCAGCGCCATGTGGAAGGTGataatctcaaaaaaaaaaaattacaatatacagggtccgtgcttacgaagcacggacccTGTATACATGGACCAGCGTCCGCGCTTTGCAAGCGcggacgctggtccacgtaagAGCGTCCGCGCTCTCCACCGTGGCGCGGCTCCGTGCTCTGTAAGCACGGACGCTGTTCCACGTTagcagcgtccgcgcttacAAAGCACGGATTGCGGTATTTCCgtccaactttttttttttaaaattacttttgaaataattttttaattttaaattatttttaaaaaaaaaccctaaattcatgtttttattgtacaattttttttatacataaagtATTATTAAACATACATATCGAACTATAATTCCAAGATTTGTAGCATTcaagtatttattttatatatataactatatatttCTAATTCAGAACATCATATATATCGAGAGGCTATAATTTGTATAAGATTCTAAGAAGGAAAACAAATGGCTTCAGCAAGCAAACGACTTAGCTATTCTGAGGTTTCTGTTCATAACAATTCTGAAGATTGCTGGGTCATCATTAATTCTAAGGTGCTCTAAAAGTTATTTCTTTTCCAACAACTTTTCATATATGTTTCGATtcgtaaattattttttattatcattttgtgATGGAAATGGTGGAGTTTCGGGTTTTTACTTCTTTAGTTCTGTTGATCAAGAAATTATTTCCTCAttgcaaaatatatatattcaaggaATTTTCGGAAATTTCAGCATGAAATCCTGTTTTTAAATTTCCCCTACAACACAATTGGTCCATCATTCTTGCTTCCGcgataattattattgaatcGTCATCGATTTGGACGATGAATCGAGGTATTTCAATTGATTTTTTGATGATAAAATcgtatttaaagaaaataatatatggAATTTAggtgtttttatttttagttattgaaccatcaccaacctcgtccctcGATCTTCTACCGTTGACCGCTTTCGATCAACCAATTTATTGGGATTCATAAATGTTTTACATTTtaatgataattaattatttttttaaaattatttgctAAACTTCAAATACAGGTTTACAACGTGACAAACTTCCTGAGCGAGCACCCTGGTGGCGATGAAGTCTTATTGGAATCAGCaggtataaaatataaatatatctgAAAAAGTTAATTTTGTGACACGAATTTTCTATTTAACTTGatctataaaataatattatttttatgttacaaatattacttttcactttaaatatgaatatatatatatagaactaCTATATATATGCAACGATAAAtctgtttattagaaatgatattatttcaacatatttaatttttcttaatcTACAAATTTTGTATCTGAAATATAACATGATAGAATAATATAATTTCTCAGGCAAGGATGCGAGCAACGAATTTGAGGATGTCGGCCACGGGAGCGCGGCCAGGTTGATGTTGGACGAATTCTACGTTGGAGAGGTCGATCCATCGAGCCATGAAACGAGATCGAATTCAATGTGTAGTGCATCCTCAGGCCATGTTAGAGCAATCACGGACAAGCAACTGGAATCGGCTAACAATCGTCTTCTGTATTTTGTTGTGGCTTTTGCAATCATAATTCTTGGTATGGGGGTCAATGTCTTCACCCCATAAAGCCAGAGTTGTTGATAAGGTCGAAGAAAATGGACTTGGACatcaataattatatatacatataataagATTATTTCGTGTACCTAATCTAATTAACTGAAATATTGtatgatttttgttaaaatagGTCTCTTGTACAATTATCTCACGGAGCTATATTCATAAAATGAGTTGACCCGATCCAtatctataataaaaaaataatatttttgacataaaaaattaataatttgcattcatataaacatatatcaCGCAATATTTCGCAATGacataattaaacaaaaaataataattttgtgatgaaaaataatattttagacataaaaataatatttttcatcgtCGGATCAAGTTGGTGATTCTTTTCACACaaatatcatgattttttttacgttttattaataatataagcTATGCAGaaagttaaaataaataaatcagtcATATTCATGACGATCCTTTAAGATTGGGCACTTCTTCTTTTGAGTTTAAATTTAGAAATTGATTGCATTCCATTTATCTTATCGCTATTGTAAATACCCGATCGATCAATTttggattcaaatttttttactttgttaAGGAGGATGACATTGCTGATTTATGTAGTTCTTCTTCTGGGAAAAAAATGGATACATATCGAGTGTCCGTTCATTTAAAACTATCTGAATTTGAATGTAAGGGTTCCAACTAATACTACTTATCCAATGTAGATTCCAAAAGTTGGTGCGTGTATTTAAGAAAgactaataaataattttacgtACATAAAATTCGAATATTTTCCCAATGTCAGTGCCCGAGGTTTGAGCTAAAAAGACACACAGGTCACTAAAATGTATACAACCATCGTTGGTTTTATCAAGAAGAGATGGAGTTTTTCTAAAAACTAATTTCGAGAAAGATAATCAGAGAGGGTAGCAGGAAAGagtaaaaaaattagataaaattaattaaaaatcatatacatcAAACCAAACACTCAGCAAATGCAAGAACAGTGAACAAGAATTCTTGTACCGGTAAAGCTTGAAAAAAATGAAGGATACATAGCCTAGGAATACACCAACCCGCTGCTTATGCGCAGAAAGTCAAGTGTTATTTATTGATCACGCGTCTGATCGAGCTGTGAGACACTGAAAGAAACTAAAGAAAGTAGATGCCCGCGCAGTTCAAATGACATCGATCGTTTGGTTTAAGTATTTATCAGATCTAGAAAACAATACATTAGGTAATCATGTGATCATTTAATTTCACTGAAAATGATCAACTTTTGAAAACGAATTAAATAATTGTAATCAACTTGTGGGTAGGAGCAGAATATCAGTATATATCCAAAGCTAATTAATTGCGGAAATCAAGAATAATGCTAAAAgcaatataattatatataattcttCCAATTTAGCGAGTCTGGAAACAGGTGACGGttggaaaatattaaatattttgccCGATTACATTGCAACATACATTTACTGCAATAAAGTTGGGCAGGCGAGTAATAGAGGACCTACCATGTGGTTTGAATTTGATGCATGCATTTTTCAGTATAAATAGTGCTTTGAATGGGAAGATCGAGAATTGTGTGGAGGTTAGGTTTCGTTTAACAACTAATGATGAGTGGATTTTATCGTGCATTTGTGGGTTTTTGTTTGCTGGT from Primulina huaijiensis isolate GDHJ02 unplaced genomic scaffold, ASM1229523v2 scaffold25443, whole genome shotgun sequence includes:
- the LOC140967640 gene encoding uncharacterized protein, whose translation is MASASKRLSYSEVSVHNNSEDCWVIINSKVYNVTNFLSEHPGGDEVLLESAGKDASNEFEDVGHGSAARLMLDEFYVGEVDPSSHETRSNSMCSASSGHVRAITDKQLESANNRLLYFVVAFAIIILGMGVNVFTP